A single region of the Armatimonadota bacterium genome encodes:
- the hfq gene encoding RNA chaperone Hfq encodes MAKTINLQDMFLNQVRKEGISVTIYLMGSVQLRGLVRGFDAFTILLESPGKPVQLVYKHAVSSIVPSRPVPGYGGRPEHSNDRPEGHATDEE; translated from the coding sequence TATCAATTTGCAGGACATGTTTCTCAACCAGGTTCGCAAGGAGGGGATCTCTGTTACCATCTATCTGATGGGCAGCGTGCAGTTGAGAGGACTGGTGCGAGGCTTCGACGCATTTACGATTCTCCTAGAAAGTCCGGGCAAACCGGTGCAACTAGTGTACAAACATGCGGTCTCGTCGATCGTGCCGTCTAGGCCGGTGCCAGGCTACGGCGGAAGGCCTGAGCACAGCAACGACCGGCCCGAGGGACATGCCACCGATGAGGAGTAA